Proteins found in one Candidatus Margulisiibacteriota bacterium genomic segment:
- the purH gene encoding bifunctional phosphoribosylaminoimidazolecarboxamide formyltransferase/IMP cyclohydrolase: MKKRKTAAAKKEKRYALISVWDKTGLDKFAKELTALGFELISSGGTAEYLRNAGIKVTEVSKLTKYPHMLGGRVKTLHPIIHGGILADRTNPDHVKELKKFKINPFDLVVCNLYPFEKVISKKKFTHEEAIENIDIGGPSMVRGAAKNHKNVGVVVDPSDYGKIVDELKKNGVLSLATKESLALKAYKHTAQYDALIVSYLSGKVKEEKFPKELSLQLEKIQDLRYGENPHQQAAFYREKGAGREGELVNAKQLHGKELSFNNIVDMESAWNAANYFVEPTICIVKHNTPCGLAKAKLLVEAYKLALASDPVSAYGGIIAANRRIDEATAKEVAKLFVEVIIAPAYTPQALAILKEKANIRIIEMGMNSVNKPFKGLDYKRVSGGLLVQDADAAQLAVNEVKVVTKRQPTVAELDDLFFAWGAAKYVKSNAIVLIKDGATVGVGAGQMSRIDSVDIAVKKAGEKAKGSVLASDAFFPFSDVVEAAAKNGVTAIIQPGGAKRDQESIDLADKHKIAMVFTGRRHFRH, translated from the coding sequence ATGAAAAAGAGAAAAACTGCCGCCGCTAAAAAAGAAAAACGTTATGCCCTGATCTCGGTCTGGGACAAGACGGGGTTGGATAAATTTGCCAAAGAATTGACCGCTCTTGGCTTCGAACTGATCTCTTCCGGCGGGACGGCGGAATATCTTAGGAATGCCGGGATCAAAGTGACCGAGGTTTCCAAGCTGACCAAATACCCGCATATGCTCGGCGGTCGGGTCAAAACTCTTCATCCGATCATTCACGGCGGAATTCTTGCCGACAGGACCAATCCCGACCACGTTAAAGAGCTGAAGAAATTTAAGATCAATCCTTTTGACCTGGTGGTTTGTAACCTTTATCCTTTTGAAAAGGTGATCTCTAAAAAGAAATTTACCCATGAAGAAGCAATCGAGAATATCGACATCGGCGGGCCGTCGATGGTCCGCGGCGCCGCCAAGAACCATAAAAACGTTGGGGTCGTCGTCGATCCGTCCGACTACGGAAAAATAGTCGATGAATTGAAAAAGAACGGGGTGCTTTCCCTGGCGACCAAAGAAAGCCTGGCCCTTAAAGCTTACAAACATACCGCCCAATATGACGCGCTGATCGTCTCGTATTTGTCGGGCAAAGTGAAGGAAGAGAAGTTTCCTAAAGAATTGTCGCTCCAACTGGAAAAGATTCAGGACCTTCGTTACGGCGAAAATCCTCACCAGCAGGCGGCGTTTTACCGCGAAAAAGGGGCCGGACGGGAAGGGGAACTGGTCAACGCCAAACAACTGCACGGTAAAGAGCTCTCATTTAATAACATCGTCGACATGGAATCGGCCTGGAATGCCGCCAATTATTTTGTTGAGCCGACCATTTGCATTGTTAAACATAATACTCCCTGCGGTTTGGCCAAAGCGAAGTTATTGGTCGAGGCCTATAAATTGGCCCTGGCGTCCGATCCGGTCTCGGCTTACGGCGGGATCATTGCCGCTAACCGCCGGATCGATGAAGCGACCGCTAAGGAAGTCGCCAAGCTCTTCGTGGAAGTGATAATTGCTCCTGCTTACACACCACAAGCGCTCGCCATTCTGAAAGAGAAGGCGAACATCCGGATCATTGAGATGGGAATGAACTCCGTTAACAAGCCTTTTAAAGGCTTAGATTACAAACGGGTCAGCGGCGGCCTGCTGGTACAAGACGCGGATGCCGCCCAGCTCGCGGTCAATGAGGTGAAAGTCGTGACCAAGCGCCAGCCGACCGTGGCCGAGCTGGACGACCTTTTCTTTGCCTGGGGAGCGGCTAAATACGTTAAATCGAACGCCATTGTCCTGATCAAGGACGGGGCCACTGTCGGGGTGGGCGCGGGCCAGATGTCGCGCATTGATTCCGTCGATATCGCCGTGAAGAAAGCCGGCGAGAAAGCCAAGGGCTCGGTCTTGGCATCCGACGCTTTCTTTCCCTTTTCTGACGTCGTCGAAGCGGCGGCGAAGAACGGAGTAACCGCCATTATCCAGCCGGGCGGAGCGAAACGGGACCAGGAATCGATCGACCTGGCCGACAAACACAAGATCGCGATGGTCTTTACCGGCCGCCGGCATTTCCGGCACTAG
- a CDS encoding L-threonylcarbamoyladenylate synthase, with translation MFNKALSILKSGGVIAFPTETVYGIGTLLGSRKGINKIYKLKGRPKNKPLQVLVPSLAEAKKLAKFNPAALVLAKKEWPGPLTLVLPALKGKKTIGIRIPAHPLTLKLLKKTGPLASTSANESGEKPALTALEVIAALPELDLVIDGGEAKLGKPSKIIDLTGPKPKIIR, from the coding sequence ATGTTCAATAAAGCGCTCTCTATCCTGAAAAGCGGCGGCGTGATCGCCTTTCCGACCGAAACGGTCTATGGGATCGGGACTTTGCTAGGAAGTCGTAAGGGGATCAACAAGATCTACAAGTTAAAGGGCCGACCTAAAAATAAGCCGCTACAAGTCCTAGTCCCGTCGTTGGCTGAAGCCAAAAAGCTTGCGAAGTTCAATCCAGCCGCGCTCGTCCTAGCCAAGAAAGAATGGCCCGGCCCCCTCACCCTGGTCCTACCAGCCTTAAAAGGAAAGAAAACTATCGGTATCAGGATCCCGGCTCATCCGTTAACTCTGAAATTATTGAAGAAAACCGGCCCGCTGGCATCGACCTCGGCCAATGAGTCTGGGGAAAAACCGGCGCTAACCGCCCTGGAAGTGATCGCCGCCCTGCCGGAGCTCGACCTGGTGATCGACGGCGGCGAAGCTAAATTGGGAAAGCCGTCAAAGATCATCGATTTAACCGGCCCAAAGCCAAAAATTATTCGTTAG
- a CDS encoding polysaccharide deacetylase family protein, whose protein sequence is MRQLIALACLIVLFGHSLEAQMIIRGRNPKLIALTFDDGPSTPYTEKVLAALKKEKVKATFFMIGKKIVAQPDLLDLVLADGHEIGNHTYYHSRLNWLTESKLLDEIKLTSQIVSGYSNGNVRLNLFRPPHGFLPRSKSAAIQKAGYNIVMWSVNADDFYHASSGIRSPTSIAQRVLGRIHGGDIVLMHDNSRQTVDSLPYIIKALKRKGYQFVTVSEIMRRGGGHQIKPEAFYRESPDYGLPRSDFL, encoded by the coding sequence ATGCGTCAGCTGATCGCTTTAGCTTGTCTTATTGTTTTATTCGGCCACTCTTTAGAGGCCCAAATGATCATCCGGGGGAGAAACCCCAAGCTGATCGCCTTGACCTTTGACGATGGGCCATCGACCCCTTATACTGAAAAAGTCCTGGCGGCGCTGAAAAAGGAAAAAGTCAAAGCGACCTTCTTTATGATCGGTAAAAAAATCGTCGCCCAGCCGGACCTTCTGGATCTTGTGCTTGCCGATGGCCATGAGATCGGTAATCACACTTATTATCATTCCCGTTTGAACTGGCTGACCGAATCGAAATTGCTCGACGAGATCAAACTGACCAGCCAGATCGTCAGCGGCTATTCCAACGGCAACGTTCGGCTCAATCTCTTTCGTCCGCCGCACGGCTTTCTCCCCCGCTCGAAAAGCGCCGCCATCCAAAAGGCCGGGTACAACATTGTCATGTGGTCGGTCAACGCCGACGATTTTTACCATGCCAGCAGCGGGATCCGCAGCCCGACCTCGATCGCCCAGCGGGTCTTAGGACGGATCCACGGCGGCGATATCGTCCTGATGCATGATAATAGCCGCCAGACGGTTGATTCCCTGCCGTATATCATTAAAGCCTTAAAAAGAAAAGGCTACCAATTCGTGACCGTTTCGGAAATAATGAGGCGCGGCGGGGGGCATCAGATCAAGCCGGAGGCATTTTATCGGGAGAGCCCAGATTACGGTTTGCCGCGGTCAGATTTTTTATAA
- the rfaD gene encoding ADP-glyceromanno-heptose 6-epimerase: MKFIVTGGAGFIGSAMVWKLNQAGEKDILVVDHLGNSEKWQNLNGKVFADYLEKDVFLEELLAGKFGSLFKGIFHIGACSSTTETNASYMLENNYHYSKRLAQWALAKNIPFIYASSAATYGDGSLGYSDDDAVSLKLAPLNIYGYSKYLFDQWLIRNNLVHKVVGLKYFNVFGPNEYHKGEMSSVVLKGYEQLKKEGKLRLFKSYRPEYQDGEQKRDFIYVKDVVEVMYQLLNSKARGIFNLGTGEARSWNDLAAALFSALELKPNIEYIEMPDYLRDKYQYFTQAEMGKLARAGITYTPTRLEAAVADYVTYLRGQTRL, translated from the coding sequence ATGAAGTTCATCGTTACCGGCGGCGCCGGGTTCATCGGCAGCGCGATGGTCTGGAAACTGAACCAGGCCGGGGAAAAAGACATCCTGGTCGTCGATCATCTGGGCAACTCGGAAAAATGGCAAAATCTTAACGGCAAAGTTTTCGCCGACTATCTGGAAAAGGACGTTTTTCTCGAAGAGCTTTTGGCCGGCAAATTCGGCAGCCTGTTCAAAGGGATCTTCCACATCGGCGCTTGTTCCTCGACGACCGAAACCAACGCCAGCTACATGCTGGAAAATAATTATCACTACTCCAAACGCCTCGCCCAGTGGGCGCTGGCCAAGAACATTCCGTTCATTTACGCCAGTTCCGCCGCGACTTACGGCGACGGCTCGCTCGGCTATTCGGACGACGACGCGGTCTCGCTGAAACTCGCGCCGCTCAACATCTACGGTTATTCCAAATATCTTTTCGACCAGTGGCTGATCCGCAACAACCTGGTCCACAAAGTGGTCGGCCTGAAATACTTCAACGTCTTCGGCCCGAACGAATACCACAAAGGAGAGATGAGCAGCGTAGTCCTCAAGGGGTACGAACAGCTCAAAAAAGAAGGGAAGCTCCGCCTCTTCAAATCATACCGTCCGGAATACCAGGACGGCGAACAAAAACGGGATTTCATTTACGTCAAAGACGTCGTTGAAGTAATGTACCAGCTCCTAAACAGCAAGGCCAGAGGGATCTTTAATCTTGGGACCGGCGAAGCCAGGAGCTGGAACGATCTGGCCGCCGCCCTCTTTTCCGCCCTGGAACTGAAACCGAATATCGAATACATTGAAATGCCCGATTATCTTCGGGATAAGTACCAATACTTCACCCAGGCGGAAATGGGAAAACTCGCCAGAGCCGGTATTACATATACGCCAACCAGGCTGGAAGCGGCGGTCGCCGATTACGTCACCTATCTCCGCGGCCAGACCCGCTTATAA
- a CDS encoding D-sedoheptulose 7-phosphate isomerase, whose translation MKNTIIAELKESIETKNQVIKGLVPQIEQAAKLMIEALKAGNKIFFFGNGGSAADAQHLAAELIGRYRKDRRALSAIALTTDTSIITSISNDYGYEVVFAKQIEGLAKNGDVAVGLSTSGNSRNVIVALEKAKELGCKTIGFLGCDGGRIAEIVDTAITIPSRVTARIQESHITIGHIVCGLIENEIFGGK comes from the coding sequence ATGAAGAACACGATAATCGCTGAACTGAAAGAAAGCATCGAAACCAAAAATCAGGTCATCAAAGGTCTGGTCCCCCAGATCGAACAAGCGGCCAAACTGATGATCGAGGCGCTGAAAGCCGGGAATAAGATCTTCTTTTTCGGCAACGGCGGCTCGGCCGCCGACGCCCAGCACCTGGCGGCCGAACTGATCGGCCGCTACCGCAAAGACCGCCGCGCCCTCTCCGCCATTGCGCTGACGACCGATACTTCGATCATCACTTCGATCTCTAACGATTACGGCTACGAGGTGGTCTTCGCCAAACAGATCGAAGGCTTGGCTAAAAACGGCGATGTCGCGGTCGGCCTCTCCACTTCCGGCAACTCCCGCAACGTGATCGTCGCCCTGGAAAAAGCCAAGGAGCTCGGCTGTAAGACGATCGGCTTCCTCGGCTGCGATGGCGGCCGGATCGCCGAGATCGTCGATACGGCGATCACCATCCCTTCCCGGGTCACGGCCCGGATCCAGGAAAGCCACATCACCATCGGCCACATCGTCTGCGGGCTGATCGAGAACGAAATTTTCGGAGGCAAATAA
- a CDS encoding V-type ATP synthase subunit D — MRIKVNPTRMELLRLRRRVQLARRGHKLLKDKLDGLMQQFLTTKKNYLALHANLEKRLAAIFTKAILGSALSQPGALIKPSRASVAIKVKNMMGVKLPSYTLTVAGEPLYSDLKTTVEYKEAADAFAAILPDLVAYAALNKAMRLLAAQVNETRRRVNALEYVVIPELEKNARSIGLKLSERERSTRVVLIKIVKGEEHEEHDNR; from the coding sequence ATGCGGATCAAAGTTAACCCCACCCGAATGGAGCTCCTCCGCCTGCGGCGGAGGGTCCAACTGGCCAGGCGCGGCCACAAACTGCTTAAAGACAAGCTTGACGGACTGATGCAGCAATTTTTGACGACTAAGAAGAATTATCTGGCCCTCCACGCCAACCTGGAAAAACGGCTGGCGGCAATCTTTACCAAAGCGATCCTGGGCTCCGCTCTCTCCCAACCCGGGGCGCTCATCAAGCCGAGCCGCGCCTCGGTCGCGATCAAGGTCAAGAATATGATGGGGGTCAAGCTCCCCTCCTACACGCTGACCGTCGCGGGAGAACCACTGTACTCCGACCTCAAAACTACGGTAGAATATAAGGAGGCGGCGGACGCCTTTGCCGCCATCCTGCCCGATCTGGTCGCTTACGCCGCGCTTAACAAAGCGATGCGGCTCCTGGCGGCGCAGGTGAACGAGACCCGGCGGCGGGTCAATGCCTTGGAATACGTCGTTATTCCGGAACTGGAAAAGAACGCCCGCTCCATCGGTCTGAAGCTTTCAGAGCGGGAACGGAGCACCCGGGTCGTCCTGATTAAAATTGTTAAAGGAGAAGAGCATGAAGAACACGATAATCGCTGA
- a CDS encoding V-type ATP synthase subunit B, giving the protein MYQVKEIAGPLVLVEGVQGVGYDELVEIKLADGELRSGKVLEVNGDRALIQVFEGTEGLEINRLEFRFRGRGLELPVSRDILGRIFSGLGRPLDGAPPVLPEKKLDVNGLPINPFARDYPDDFIQTGISTIDALNTLSRGQKLPIFSGSGLPHSRIAAQIARQASVLNKNDQFAVVFGALGITYEESEFFISNFRRTGAIENSVMFINLASDPAIERIATPRLALTAAEYLAFDLEMHVLVIITDMTNYCESLREVSAARREIPGRRGYPGYLYTDLANLYERAGRIKERKGSITLLPILTMPDDDKTHPIPDLTGYITEGQIILGRDLERKGIYPPIDPLPSLSRLRDKAIGAGKTREDHAGIANQLFAAYARGREVRELVVILGEAALSEIDTKYLLFADEFEKRFIRQAENENRTIIETLTLGWQLLKILPRTELKRIKDEIIAKYADQS; this is encoded by the coding sequence ATGTATCAAGTTAAAGAGATCGCCGGACCATTAGTGCTGGTCGAAGGAGTTCAGGGAGTCGGGTACGACGAGCTGGTCGAAATTAAATTAGCCGACGGCGAACTCCGCTCCGGCAAAGTGCTCGAAGTCAATGGCGATCGCGCGCTGATCCAGGTCTTCGAAGGGACCGAAGGGCTGGAAATCAATCGCCTTGAATTCCGCTTCCGCGGCCGGGGTCTGGAGCTACCGGTTTCCCGCGATATTCTGGGACGGATCTTTTCCGGCCTGGGCCGGCCGCTAGACGGCGCCCCGCCGGTCCTGCCCGAGAAAAAGCTCGACGTCAACGGCCTGCCGATCAATCCGTTCGCCCGGGACTATCCCGACGACTTCATCCAGACCGGTATTTCCACGATCGACGCGCTCAACACCTTATCGCGCGGCCAAAAGCTGCCGATCTTCTCCGGTTCCGGCCTGCCCCACTCGCGCATCGCCGCCCAGATCGCCCGCCAGGCCAGCGTCCTCAACAAAAACGACCAGTTCGCCGTCGTCTTCGGCGCGCTCGGCATTACCTACGAAGAATCGGAATTCTTTATTTCCAATTTCCGCCGGACCGGCGCGATCGAAAATTCGGTGATGTTCATCAATCTCGCTTCCGACCCGGCGATCGAACGGATCGCCACTCCCCGGCTGGCGCTGACCGCCGCCGAATACCTGGCCTTCGACCTGGAAATGCACGTCCTGGTCATCATTACCGACATGACCAATTATTGCGAAAGCCTGCGGGAAGTCTCGGCCGCCCGGCGGGAGATCCCAGGACGCCGCGGCTATCCCGGTTACCTCTACACCGACCTGGCGAACCTTTACGAACGGGCCGGCCGGATCAAAGAACGGAAAGGGTCGATCACCCTCCTGCCGATCCTGACCATGCCGGACGACGATAAGACCCACCCTATTCCCGACCTGACCGGCTATATCACCGAAGGGCAGATCATTCTCGGCCGGGACCTGGAACGGAAAGGGATCTACCCGCCGATCGACCCGCTCCCTTCCCTCTCCCGCCTGCGCGACAAAGCGATCGGCGCCGGTAAAACCAGGGAAGACCACGCGGGCATTGCCAACCAGCTTTTCGCCGCTTACGCCCGCGGCCGCGAGGTCCGGGAATTGGTCGTCATTCTCGGCGAGGCCGCCCTTTCGGAGATCGACACCAAATATCTCCTCTTCGCCGATGAATTTGAAAAACGCTTTATCCGCCAGGCGGAAAATGAGAACCGGACGATCATCGAAACTCTGACCCTCGGCTGGCAGCTGCTCAAGATCCTGCCGCGAACGGAACTGAAACGGATCAAAGACGAGATAATCGCCAAATATGCGGATCAAAGTTAA
- a CDS encoding V-type ATP synthase subunit A, with the protein MIIKVAGPLVIAEMENVKKADLVLVGPQRLIGEVIELRGKKASIQVYEETAGLKVGDPVESTGAPLSVELGPGMIGAIFDGIQRPLDKIKEQAGAFIPRGINVLPLARDRRWEFSPVVAKGEQVREGDILGTVQETPLVTLKIMVPPGVAGQVDEIKSGQFTLEETIAVVAGRQITLLQKWPVRKRRQLAKKKPVSVPLVTGQRVVDTLFPIGKGGAACVPGPFGAGKTVIQHQFAKWSDADLIVYVGCGERGNEMTDVLKEFPELKDPKSGRPLMERTILIANTSNMPIAAREASVYTGAAIAEYYRDMGYHVALFADSTSRWAEALREMSGRLEEMPGEEGYPAYLGSRLADFYERSGYGTCQGTPEREGSLTIIGSVSPPGGDLSEPVVQNTLRVAKVFWGLDETLAHKRHFPAINWLLSYSLYAENLRYPEAIAEEFGRQRETALKLLSQEADLEEIVRLVGLESISPKEQLVLFVAKSLREDFLYQSAFDPVDQYSSLNKQQLILKIILALHRLGEKALNDGVEIDAIRRLEVMGRIARARFSTENEVAEIERQLKDEFAGLRSTNVSS; encoded by the coding sequence ATGATAATAAAAGTTGCCGGTCCCTTAGTGATCGCCGAGATGGAGAACGTCAAAAAAGCCGACCTGGTTTTGGTCGGTCCCCAGCGCCTGATCGGCGAAGTCATCGAACTGCGGGGGAAAAAAGCTTCCATTCAAGTCTATGAAGAGACCGCCGGCCTTAAGGTCGGCGACCCGGTCGAATCGACCGGCGCCCCGCTGTCGGTCGAACTCGGCCCCGGCATGATCGGCGCAATTTTCGACGGGATCCAGCGCCCTCTCGATAAGATCAAAGAACAGGCCGGCGCTTTTATTCCCCGGGGGATAAACGTCTTGCCGCTCGCCCGCGACCGCCGCTGGGAATTCAGCCCGGTCGTCGCCAAAGGAGAACAGGTCCGTGAAGGCGATATTTTGGGGACGGTCCAAGAAACGCCGCTCGTCACTCTTAAGATCATGGTCCCGCCGGGAGTCGCCGGCCAGGTTGACGAGATCAAAAGCGGCCAGTTCACCCTCGAAGAAACGATCGCCGTGGTCGCCGGCCGGCAAATTACGCTGTTACAAAAATGGCCGGTCCGCAAAAGACGCCAGCTGGCCAAGAAAAAACCGGTTTCCGTCCCGCTGGTCACGGGCCAGCGGGTCGTCGACACCCTCTTTCCGATCGGCAAAGGGGGAGCGGCTTGCGTCCCGGGACCTTTTGGCGCCGGCAAGACCGTGATCCAGCACCAGTTCGCCAAGTGGTCCGATGCCGACCTCATTGTTTACGTCGGCTGCGGCGAACGCGGCAATGAAATGACCGACGTCCTTAAAGAATTCCCGGAACTAAAAGACCCAAAATCCGGCCGGCCGCTGATGGAGCGGACCATCCTGATCGCCAACACCTCGAACATGCCGATTGCCGCCCGCGAAGCTTCGGTCTACACCGGCGCGGCGATCGCCGAATATTACCGCGACATGGGCTACCACGTCGCCCTCTTTGCCGACTCAACTTCGCGCTGGGCGGAAGCTTTGCGCGAAATGTCGGGCCGCCTGGAAGAGATGCCGGGAGAAGAAGGCTATCCGGCCTACCTGGGATCGCGGCTGGCCGATTTTTATGAACGTTCCGGCTACGGCACTTGCCAAGGAACCCCCGAACGGGAAGGCTCCCTGACCATCATCGGCTCGGTCTCTCCTCCCGGCGGAGACCTGTCGGAGCCGGTCGTCCAAAACACCCTGCGGGTCGCCAAAGTTTTTTGGGGCTTGGACGAGACCCTGGCGCACAAACGCCATTTTCCGGCGATCAATTGGCTTCTCTCCTATTCTCTGTACGCCGAAAACCTGCGCTATCCTGAAGCGATCGCTGAAGAGTTCGGCCGCCAGCGCGAAACGGCGCTGAAGCTCCTTTCCCAGGAAGCCGATCTGGAAGAGATCGTCCGCTTGGTCGGACTGGAGTCGATCTCTCCCAAAGAGCAACTGGTCCTTTTCGTCGCTAAATCGCTCCGGGAAGATTTCCTCTACCAGAGTGCCTTCGATCCGGTCGATCAATACTCCTCGCTGAACAAACAGCAATTGATCCTCAAGATCATTCTGGCTCTCCATCGCTTGGGGGAAAAAGCCTTGAACGACGGGGTCGAGATCGACGCGATCAGACGGCTTGAAGTCATGGGCCGGATCGCCCGGGCCAGATTTTCAACGGAAAACGAAGTGGCGGAGATCGAGCGGCAGCTCAAGGACGAGTTCGCCGGATTAAGGAGCACAAATGTATCAAGTTAA
- a CDS encoding V-type ATP synthase subunit F, whose translation MSKIAFIGPKEMLEPLALSGIDIFPCSSLDHSCRDLEKLTAGGEHDIIFVTERLAREMTTLIETAEKKGLNVVLLPDHRGSLGLELAEGLI comes from the coding sequence ATGTCTAAGATCGCCTTTATCGGCCCTAAGGAAATGCTCGAACCGCTCGCTTTAAGCGGGATCGACATTTTCCCCTGCAGTTCGCTCGATCATTCCTGCCGGGACTTGGAAAAATTGACCGCCGGCGGCGAGCACGACATTATTTTCGTGACCGAACGGCTGGCCCGGGAAATGACCACCCTGATCGAAACAGCGGAAAAGAAAGGGCTCAATGTCGTCTTGCTCCCCGACCACCGGGGAAGTCTGGGGCTAGAATTAGCGGAAGGATTAATATGA
- a CDS encoding V-type ATPase subunit, protein MVKFAYAIGRIRSLETQLLDASHLLRLTEAPDQDSAFLILRENPFHAAEIDKLEHSFDFEALLRQELSSTKALLDSLAPGEESLAAMWLKYSDLSLGDYLVQLEKTAGRVQSPLFRRYVLAYATLNRLKLSLLKEKSDPDQIIEHYRFTAFARPVTAGLEEYRRSGSLFALERETDNHLFSIMKEAKYLTFGIEPLLGFLFAREQEQKMIRLIMTAKLQKIPSQLIKERLIYV, encoded by the coding sequence ATGGTTAAATTCGCTTACGCTATCGGCCGGATCCGTTCGCTCGAAACGCAACTGCTCGACGCCAGCCACCTCCTCCGCCTGACGGAAGCGCCGGACCAAGACAGCGCGTTCCTGATCTTGCGGGAAAATCCTTTCCACGCCGCCGAGATCGATAAACTGGAGCACTCTTTTGATTTCGAAGCCCTGCTCCGCCAGGAACTGTCCTCGACCAAAGCCCTGCTCGACTCGCTCGCCCCTGGAGAGGAAAGCCTGGCCGCGATGTGGCTGAAATACTCCGATCTGTCGCTCGGTGATTATCTCGTCCAGCTGGAAAAAACCGCCGGCCGGGTCCAAAGCCCGCTCTTCCGCCGATATGTTCTCGCTTACGCGACCCTTAACCGATTAAAGCTCTCCCTGTTGAAAGAAAAAAGCGATCCCGACCAAATAATCGAACACTACCGGTTCACCGCTTTCGCTCGGCCGGTCACCGCCGGACTTGAAGAGTACCGGCGCAGCGGCAGTCTCTTCGCGCTGGAGCGGGAGACCGACAATCACCTTTTTTCGATCATGAAAGAAGCGAAATATCTGACTTTCGGGATCGAGCCTCTCCTCGGCTTTTTATTCGCCAGGGAGCAGGAACAAAAAATGATCCGCCTGATCATGACGGCCAAACTGCAGAAGATTCCTTCGCAATTGATCAAGGAGAGACTGATTTATGTCTAA
- a CDS encoding V-type ATP synthase subunit E family protein → MGLKEIEEKILAEARAKALAIREDGTRESAKIGAAATQQAETRRQSILAAARLQSEEERKAIVVPARLLAKQKLLEEKHRLIDQVFAGLSDAVRENKESEVIKLLYG, encoded by the coding sequence ATGGGGTTGAAAGAGATAGAAGAAAAGATCCTCGCCGAAGCCAGGGCCAAAGCCCTGGCGATCAGAGAGGATGGGACTCGGGAAAGCGCCAAGATCGGCGCGGCGGCAACCCAACAAGCCGAAACGCGACGCCAGTCGATCCTGGCAGCGGCCCGTCTCCAAAGCGAGGAAGAGCGAAAAGCGATCGTCGTTCCAGCCAGGCTTCTGGCCAAACAAAAATTGCTGGAAGAAAAGCACCGGCTGATCGATCAGGTTTTCGCCGGCCTAAGCGACGCGGTCAGGGAAAACAAAGAGAGCGAGGTTATCAAACTTCTTTATGGTTAA
- a CDS encoding V-type ATP synthase subunit K produces MTIGLALALFGATFAAVFGAMGSAWGISIAAEAAGGVLSEDPEKFGKVLVLLALPGTQGFYGFLGAFYIMLKVYIVGGGAPIPLSAGLQLLAAGIPVGLAGFVSAYYQGRASAASIFFIAKRPDELGKAIILPAMVETYAVLGLLATILMVSWIKI; encoded by the coding sequence ATGACTATTGGTTTGGCCCTGGCATTGTTTGGCGCGACATTCGCGGCAGTTTTTGGAGCGATGGGTTCCGCCTGGGGGATCTCGATCGCGGCCGAAGCGGCCGGCGGTGTTTTGAGCGAAGACCCGGAAAAATTCGGCAAGGTCCTGGTCCTGCTCGCTCTCCCTGGCACCCAGGGTTTTTACGGCTTTCTGGGCGCTTTTTATATAATGTTAAAGGTCTATATCGTGGGCGGCGGCGCCCCCATTCCACTTTCGGCCGGTTTACAGCTTCTCGCCGCCGGGATCCCGGTCGGCCTGGCTGGTTTCGTCTCCGCCTACTACCAGGGACGAGCATCAGCCGCCAGTATTTTCTTTATCGCCAAACGCCCCGATGAACTCGGTAAAGCGATCATCCTCCCGGCAATGGTCGAAACTTACGCGGTCTTGGGACTTTTGGCCACAATCTTAATGGTCTCCTGGATCAAGATCTAA